A stretch of Pseudomonas sp. CCC3.1 DNA encodes these proteins:
- a CDS encoding YajD family HNH nuclease, with the protein MSSANPPSHTAKLDRILADAQRDREMGYRDKALRMYPHVCGRCAREFAGKRLSELTVHHRDHNHDNNPQDGSNWELLCLYCHDNEHSRYTDQQYFSDSSTSSPKVAKATHNPFAALAGLMKKDD; encoded by the coding sequence ATGAGTTCAGCGAACCCACCGTCCCACACCGCCAAGCTGGACCGCATCCTGGCCGATGCCCAGCGTGATCGTGAAATGGGCTACCGCGACAAAGCCCTGAGAATGTACCCGCACGTGTGTGGCCGCTGCGCCCGCGAGTTTGCTGGCAAGCGCCTGAGCGAGCTGACCGTTCACCACCGTGACCACAACCACGACAACAACCCGCAGGACGGCTCCAACTGGGAGCTGCTGTGCCTGTACTGCCACGACAACGAGCACTCGCGTTACACCGACCAGCAGTACTTCTCGGACAGCTCGACCAGCAGCCCGAAAGTGGCCAAGGCGACGCATAACCCGTTTGCCGCGCTGGCCGGGCTGATGAAGAAAGACGACTAA
- a CDS encoding spermidine synthase, with protein sequence MKRFVLLDTTPIPENGGALCLFEYGEDFVIKIQGGDGGQLMNTRMHGSEDALAEIPCRKVAGRPQSRVLIGGLGMGFTLASALKHLGKTAEVVVAELVPGVVEWNRGPLGEKAGNPLQDPRTVIRMEDVAKVLQAEPNGFDAIMLDVDNGPEGLTQKANSWLYSAGGLSACAKALRPKGVLAVWSASADKQFSDKLRKAGFKAEEVQVFAHGNKGTRHTIWIAEKIKG encoded by the coding sequence ATGAAACGTTTTGTTTTGCTCGACACCACCCCGATCCCCGAAAACGGCGGTGCCTTGTGCCTGTTCGAGTATGGCGAAGACTTCGTGATCAAGATTCAGGGCGGTGACGGCGGCCAACTGATGAACACTCGCATGCATGGCTCCGAAGATGCCTTGGCCGAGATTCCGTGCCGTAAAGTCGCCGGTCGCCCGCAATCGCGGGTGTTGATTGGCGGCTTGGGCATGGGGTTTACCCTGGCCTCGGCGCTCAAGCATTTGGGCAAGACCGCCGAAGTGGTGGTCGCCGAGCTGGTGCCAGGCGTTGTGGAGTGGAATCGCGGCCCGCTGGGCGAAAAAGCCGGCAACCCGCTGCAAGACCCGCGCACCGTGATCCGCATGGAAGACGTGGCCAAGGTGCTGCAAGCCGAGCCCAACGGCTTTGATGCGATTATGCTCGACGTCGACAACGGCCCTGAAGGCCTGACCCAAAAAGCCAATAGCTGGCTGTACTCGGCTGGTGGCTTGAGTGCTTGTGCCAAGGCGCTGCGCCCCAAAGGTGTACTGGCGGTGTGGTCGGCCAGTGCTGACAAACAGTTTTCGGACAAGCTGCGCAAAGCCGGCTTTAAAGCCGAAGAGGTCCAGGTGTTCGCCCACGGCAACAAGGGCACGCGCCACACGATCTGGATTGCTGAAAAAATCAAAGGCTGA
- a CDS encoding DUF4389 domain-containing protein, which yields MSDSKNAPKYESIVLRVLWMLVFFLVWQVAQFVLGALVLVQLIYRLAYGAPNGGLMNFGDSLSLYLAQIGRFGSFHTEQKPWPFADWPAARAPEGEAPYVAPADGTESKP from the coding sequence ATGAGTGACAGCAAAAACGCCCCCAAGTACGAGTCCATTGTTTTACGCGTGTTGTGGATGCTGGTTTTTTTTCTGGTTTGGCAAGTCGCGCAATTCGTGCTCGGCGCGCTGGTGCTGGTGCAATTGATTTATCGCTTGGCTTACGGGGCACCCAATGGCGGGCTCATGAACTTCGGTGACAGCCTAAGCCTGTATCTCGCCCAGATCGGGCGCTTTGGCAGCTTTCATACCGAACAAAAGCCGTGGCCTTTTGCTGATTGGCCTGCTGCGCGTGCCCCGGAGGGCGAGGCGCCTTACGTGGCGCCTGCTGACGGTACCGAGAGCAAGCCATGA
- a CDS encoding RNA methyltransferase, whose amino-acid sequence MANKRYSCIGLYNPKSPENVGSVMRAAGCYNVASVFYTGKRYERARDFITDTKKIHQDIPLIGIDDLKKIIPLGCIPVAVELVEGARSLPEYTHPDRAIYIFGPEDGSLDKEILDWCEDVIYIPTNGCMNLAATVNVVLYDRMAKGNNTRSGPKFG is encoded by the coding sequence GTGGCAAACAAACGGTACAGCTGCATTGGCTTGTATAACCCCAAATCACCGGAAAACGTCGGCTCGGTGATGCGTGCGGCTGGTTGCTACAACGTGGCGTCGGTGTTTTACACGGGGAAACGCTATGAACGCGCCCGCGATTTCATCACCGACACCAAGAAGATCCATCAGGATATTCCGCTGATTGGTATCGACGACCTGAAAAAAATTATCCCGCTGGGCTGCATCCCGGTCGCCGTTGAGCTGGTCGAGGGCGCACGCTCTTTGCCGGAATACACACACCCGGATCGAGCGATTTACATCTTTGGCCCAGAAGATGGCTCTCTGGATAAAGAGATTCTGGACTGGTGCGAAGATGTGATTTACATCCCGACCAATGGCTGCATGAACCTGGCAGCCACGGTCAATGTGGTGCTTTACGACCGTATGGCCAAGGGCAATAACACCCGCTCCGGGCCAAAGTTCGGCTAG
- a CDS encoding NAD(P)H-dependent glycerol-3-phosphate dehydrogenase, with amino-acid sequence MTEQHAIAVLGGGSFGTAVANLLAENGHRVHQWMRDPEQAEAIRLNRENPRYLKGIKIHPGVEPVTDLQATLDGCELCFVALPSSALRNVLADHAERLSGKMLVSLTKGIEAHSFKLMSEILEEIAPQARIGVLSGPNLAREVAEHALTATVVASADEALCTAVQAALHGRTFRVYASADRFGVELGGALKNVYAIIAGMAVALGMGENTKSMLITRALAEMTRFAVSQGANPMTFLGLAGVGDLIVTCSSPKSRNYQVGFALGQGLSLEDAVARLGEVAEGVNTLKVLKAKAQELNVYMPLVAGLHAILFEGRTLNQVIELLMRAEPKTDVDFISTSGFN; translated from the coding sequence ATGACTGAACAGCACGCTATTGCGGTCTTGGGAGGCGGAAGCTTTGGCACCGCCGTGGCCAACTTGCTGGCAGAAAACGGCCATCGTGTGCACCAGTGGATGCGTGACCCCGAGCAAGCCGAGGCCATTCGCCTCAATCGTGAAAACCCGCGTTACCTCAAAGGCATCAAAATTCATCCGGGGGTCGAGCCCGTCACCGACCTGCAAGCGACCCTCGATGGCTGCGAACTGTGTTTTGTGGCGCTGCCATCCAGCGCCTTGCGCAATGTACTGGCAGACCACGCCGAGCGTTTGAGCGGCAAAATGCTGGTCAGCCTGACCAAAGGCATCGAAGCCCACAGCTTTAAATTGATGAGCGAAATTCTTGAAGAAATCGCCCCTCAAGCCAGAATCGGCGTGCTGTCGGGCCCTAATCTGGCCCGTGAAGTGGCAGAGCATGCGTTGACGGCCACCGTGGTTGCCAGCGCCGATGAGGCGCTCTGCACCGCTGTACAGGCGGCGCTGCATGGTCGTACGTTCCGGGTCTATGCCAGCGCTGACCGATTCGGCGTCGAATTGGGGGGGGCGTTGAAAAATGTGTACGCCATTATTGCTGGCATGGCCGTTGCGCTGGGTATGGGGGAAAACACCAAAAGCATGCTGATTACCCGTGCTTTGGCAGAAATGACCCGTTTTGCTGTCAGCCAGGGTGCCAATCCCATGACTTTTCTTGGCTTGGCGGGCGTAGGCGATTTGATCGTCACCTGTTCGTCGCCTAAAAGCCGTAACTATCAGGTCGGGTTTGCCCTCGGCCAAGGCTTGAGCCTGGAAGACGCGGTTGCCCGTTTGGGCGAAGTCGCCGAGGGCGTGAACACCCTTAAGGTGCTCAAGGCCAAGGCGCAGGAACTGAACGTTTACATGCCATTGGTCGCGGGCCTGCACGCGATCCTGTTTGAAGGCCGCACGCTCAACCAGGTGATCGAACTGCTGATGCGCGCAGAGCCCAAGACCGATGTCGACTTTATTTCCACCAGTGGTTTCAACTGA
- a CDS encoding hotdog fold thioesterase: protein MSLWTTQPDLAHLNEMRKNTICDVLDITFDAFDDQSISASMVVDSRTHQPFGLLHGGASVVLAETLGSMASYMCVDTQKFYCVGLEVNANHLRAVRSGRVNAIARPVHIGRTTHVWDIRLTDDNGKLNCISRLTIAVVPLGETPPAR from the coding sequence ATGAGCTTGTGGACCACCCAGCCAGATCTGGCGCACCTCAACGAGATGCGCAAAAACACCATCTGCGACGTGCTGGATATTACCTTTGATGCTTTCGATGACCAGTCCATCAGTGCCAGCATGGTGGTGGATTCCCGCACTCATCAGCCGTTCGGCTTGTTGCATGGGGGCGCCTCGGTTGTGCTGGCCGAAACCCTTGGCTCGATGGCCAGTTACATGTGTGTCGACACACAGAAATTCTATTGCGTGGGGCTTGAAGTCAACGCGAATCATCTGCGCGCGGTGCGCAGCGGCCGGGTCAACGCTATAGCACGGCCGGTTCACATCGGGCGTACCACCCATGTGTGGGACATTCGCCTGACGGACGACAACGGCAAACTCAACTGCATTTCTAGGCTGACCATCGCTGTCGTGCCCTTGGGTGAAACACCGCCCGCACGTTGA
- a CDS encoding alpha/beta hydrolase translates to MNPVVEEVRLSLPHIELAAHLFGPEDGLPVIALHGWLDNANSFARLAPKLSGLRIVALDFAGHGHSDHRPRGAGYALADYAFDVLCVAEQLGWERFALLGHSLGAIVSVIVAGSFPERVTQLALIDGIVLRSGPEGDTAERMGQALQAQLGLAHKRKSVHPTLDRAIEARMKGMVAVSREAAELLAQRGLMPVPGGYSWRSDSRLTLPSPLRLSDEQAMSFVRRISCPTTLVVAEQGMLASHPELLDRLPFTLNRLAGGHHLHLNDEAGAILVADCFNRFFAVP, encoded by the coding sequence ATGAACCCTGTGGTTGAAGAAGTCCGTCTGAGCCTGCCGCATATCGAACTGGCCGCGCATCTATTTGGTCCCGAAGACGGATTGCCGGTCATTGCCCTGCACGGCTGGCTGGACAACGCCAACAGCTTTGCGCGGCTGGCGCCCAAGCTGTCCGGCCTGCGCATCGTGGCGCTGGATTTTGCAGGCCATGGTCACTCCGATCACCGACCGCGTGGCGCCGGGTACGCGCTGGCCGATTACGCCTTCGACGTGCTGTGCGTCGCCGAGCAATTGGGGTGGGAGCGTTTTGCATTGCTGGGGCATTCGCTGGGCGCGATTGTCTCGGTGATCGTGGCCGGCTCATTCCCTGAACGTGTCACCCAATTGGCGCTGATCGACGGCATCGTGCTGCGCAGCGGCCCTGAAGGCGACACGGCCGAGCGCATGGGTCAGGCCTTGCAGGCGCAACTCGGTCTGGCGCACAAGCGCAAGTCGGTGCACCCGACCCTTGATCGGGCGATAGAAGCGCGCATGAAAGGCATGGTCGCGGTCAGTCGCGAAGCCGCCGAGTTGTTGGCCCAGCGCGGGTTGATGCCCGTACCCGGCGGCTACAGCTGGCGCAGTGACAGCCGCCTGACATTACCGTCGCCCTTGCGCCTGAGCGATGAACAGGCCATGTCCTTCGTTCGGCGGATCAGTTGCCCGACGACCCTGGTGGTCGCAGAACAGGGCATGCTGGCCAGCCATCCCGAGTTGCTGGATCGTCTACCCTTTACGTTGAACCGGTTGGCTGGCGGCCATCATTTGCACCTGAATGACGAGGCGGGGGCAATCCTTGTTGCAGACTGTTTCAATCGGTTCTTCGCCGTTCCTTGA
- a CDS encoding DUF4892 domain-containing protein, with the protein MNIPNRFILALGLSCFGPWVWAADVPGSHDLKDLPRLADAQIVDYTVQPDVERIYPMGSIRKISGRLRFEGQVNTRGQTTAVTYELPAEHTATEAFTAAREALQKQGADLLFWCQGRDCGESSLWANEVFGNSKLVGADDQQTYLLLRRAAPDHNQLVALYGINRGGRKAYLHVEQLQASADLGELLPTSATLQRQLKNTGELDFPKLVGEPDAQWVTLIARALNLDVTSRVSLTGTNALAWRDALIKGGVRAARMDLGTKPANGLHLELLR; encoded by the coding sequence ATGAACATACCTAATCGCTTTATTCTGGCGCTGGGCCTGAGCTGTTTTGGCCCTTGGGTATGGGCTGCCGACGTGCCTGGCAGCCACGACTTAAAGGACCTGCCACGGCTGGCCGACGCGCAAATAGTCGATTACACCGTACAACCTGACGTCGAGCGGATTTACCCGATGGGCTCGATCCGCAAAATCAGTGGCCGCCTGCGTTTCGAGGGGCAGGTCAACACCCGCGGTCAGACCACAGCCGTCACCTACGAATTGCCTGCAGAACACACGGCCACTGAAGCCTTCACGGCTGCTCGTGAAGCGTTGCAAAAACAAGGCGCAGATTTGCTGTTCTGGTGCCAGGGCCGTGATTGCGGCGAGAGCAGCCTGTGGGCCAATGAAGTGTTCGGCAACTCCAAACTGGTCGGCGCTGACGACCAGCAAACCTACTTGTTGCTGCGTCGAGCGGCTCCCGATCACAACCAGCTCGTTGCCTTGTACGGTATTAATCGGGGCGGTCGTAAAGCTTACCTGCATGTTGAACAACTTCAGGCGAGTGCCGATTTAGGCGAGCTGCTGCCCACCTCGGCGACCTTGCAGCGCCAGTTGAAAAACACGGGCGAGCTGGACTTTCCCAAGCTGGTGGGTGAGCCGGACGCACAATGGGTCACCCTGATCGCCAGGGCATTGAACCTTGATGTCACCTCCCGAGTCAGTTTGACCGGCACCAATGCATTAGCCTGGCGTGATGCTTTGATCAAAGGCGGTGTGCGCGCCGCTCGCATGGACCTGGGGACCAAGCCAGCCAATGGCCTGCATCTCGAGTTATTGCGCTAA
- the sixA gene encoding phosphohistidine phosphatase SixA has protein sequence MKLWILRHGEAQAHARRDAERELTAHGREQVLHSAAQMLGEPLDSILVSPYVRAQQTAELVRKALGFTSELIVVPWLTPDSEPKYAMSKLPDSGHVLLVTHQPFVGDLISLLQFGHLREPQPMHTASLAELEGEWPLAGSMKLLSVRHPR, from the coding sequence ATGAAACTCTGGATCTTGCGTCACGGCGAAGCCCAGGCCCATGCCCGACGTGATGCCGAGCGCGAGCTGACCGCCCATGGCCGGGAACAAGTGTTGCACAGCGCCGCACAGATGCTCGGCGAGCCACTGGACAGCATCTTGGTCAGCCCGTATGTGCGGGCTCAGCAAACCGCTGAGTTGGTACGCAAGGCTTTGGGTTTCACCTCTGAACTCATCGTCGTGCCGTGGCTGACACCCGACAGCGAGCCGAAGTACGCCATGAGCAAATTGCCTGACAGCGGCCATGTATTGCTGGTCACACATCAGCCGTTTGTTGGGGATTTGATCAGCCTGCTGCAATTTGGCCATCTGCGTGAGCCCCAGCCAATGCACACGGCCAGCCTGGCCGAGCTTGAGGGGGAATGGCCGCTGGCTGGCAGCATGAAATTGCTCAGTGTGCGCCACCCCCGGTAG
- a CDS encoding AI-2E family transporter, with protein sequence MLNNDRLLVQILLVVLFGATLWVMAPFWSALFWGAVLAFASWPLMRLLTRWLNGRESLAASILTLGWMLLVAGPLVWLGFNLADHVRDATTFVKDVQLEGLPEAPTWLAGIPLVGERLVGMWNTIDEQGAAMILAVKPYLGQVGNWLLARSAQIGGGILELTLSIVFVFFFYRDGPRLATFVHGLLVRLIGERADYYQELVAGTVQRVVNGVIGTAAAQALLALIGFLIAGVPGALVLGLATFLLSLIPMGPPLIWIPATAWLAWKGDYGMAIFLGIWGTLIISGVDNVLKPYLISRGGNLPLVIVLLGVFGGLIAFGFIGLFIGPTLLAIAYSLLVDWSASQQNKDKV encoded by the coding sequence ATGCTCAATAACGATCGCCTGTTGGTGCAGATCCTGCTCGTGGTGCTGTTCGGCGCCACCCTGTGGGTGATGGCACCGTTTTGGTCGGCTTTGTTCTGGGGGGCTGTGCTGGCGTTCGCCAGTTGGCCCCTGATGCGTCTTTTAACACGCTGGCTCAACGGGCGTGAGTCGCTGGCGGCGAGCATCCTGACCCTTGGCTGGATGTTGCTGGTGGCCGGGCCACTGGTGTGGCTGGGCTTTAACCTGGCAGACCATGTGCGTGACGCCACCACATTCGTCAAAGACGTGCAGCTCGAAGGCTTGCCCGAGGCGCCGACCTGGCTGGCGGGTATCCCGTTGGTCGGTGAGCGTTTAGTGGGCATGTGGAACACCATCGATGAGCAGGGCGCGGCCATGATCCTGGCCGTCAAACCTTATCTGGGGCAGGTGGGCAACTGGCTGCTGGCCCGCAGTGCGCAAATTGGTGGCGGCATTCTTGAACTGACGCTGAGCATTGTCTTTGTGTTCTTTTTCTACCGTGATGGCCCGCGCCTGGCGACCTTCGTCCACGGGCTGCTGGTGCGGCTGATCGGCGAGCGTGCTGATTATTATCAAGAACTGGTAGCGGGTACGGTTCAGCGCGTGGTTAACGGGGTGATCGGTACGGCTGCGGCGCAAGCCTTGCTGGCGCTGATCGGCTTTTTGATTGCCGGTGTACCGGGTGCGCTGGTGCTTGGACTGGCCACTTTCCTGCTCAGCCTGATACCCATGGGGCCGCCACTGATCTGGATCCCGGCCACGGCCTGGCTGGCCTGGAAGGGCGACTACGGGATGGCGATTTTCCTTGGTATCTGGGGCACGCTGATCATCAGCGGTGTCGACAACGTGCTCAAACCTTACCTGATCAGCCGGGGCGGCAACCTGCCGCTGGTGATCGTGTTGCTCGGTGTGTTTGGTGGGCTGATAGCTTTTGGTTTCATCGGCCTGTTTATCGGCCCCACCTTGCTCGCCATCGCCTACAGCCTGCTGGTCGACTGGAGCGCCAGCCAGCAGAACAAAGACAAGGTCTAG
- the fabA gene encoding 3-hydroxyacyl-[acyl-carrier-protein] dehydratase FabA, which translates to MTKQNAFTREDLLRCSRGELFGPGNAQLPAPNMLMVDRITHISEEGGKYGKGELVAELDINPDLWFFACHFEGDPVMPGCLGLDAMWQLVGFYLGWQGLPGRGRALGSGEVKFFGQVLPTAKKVTYNIQIKRVLKGKLNLAIADGSVTVDGREIYTAEGLRVGVFTSTDNF; encoded by the coding sequence ATGACCAAACAAAACGCCTTTACTCGGGAAGATCTGCTGCGCTGTAGCCGCGGCGAACTGTTCGGCCCAGGTAACGCGCAACTGCCCGCCCCTAACATGCTGATGGTGGATCGCATCACCCATATCAGTGAAGAAGGCGGCAAGTACGGCAAAGGTGAATTGGTCGCCGAGCTGGATATCAATCCAGACCTGTGGTTCTTTGCCTGCCACTTTGAAGGCGATCCGGTAATGCCGGGCTGCCTGGGCCTTGACGCCATGTGGCAGTTGGTAGGTTTCTACCTGGGCTGGCAAGGTTTGCCTGGCCGCGGTCGTGCCTTGGGTTCGGGCGAAGTGAAGTTCTTTGGCCAGGTTTTGCCGACTGCCAAGAAAGTCACCTACAACATTCAAATCAAGCGCGTCCTCAAGGGCAAGCTGAACCTGGCCATTGCCGATGGTTCGGTCACTGTCGACGGTCGCGAGATTTATACTGCCGAAGGCCTTCGG
- a CDS encoding alpha/beta hydrolase — protein sequence MSRQIFFAHANGFPSGTYGKLFDALAPDFSVTRLSQHGHDPRFPVDNNWHNLVDELIYHLQQQAEPVLGVGHSLGGMLHLHAALRCPQLYKGVVMLDSPVLTLTDQWVIRAAKRFGFIDRLTPAGRTLGRREEFADRAAAREYFADKSLFRSFDPDCFEAYLEHGLQPVDDRLRLSFDPATEINIYRGVPHTSPGRIFQLQVPLTVVRGQDSRVVMRHHARAVARMPRGESLSVPGGHMFPLEQPQNTASLLKHIFARWELHHPGP from the coding sequence ATGTCTAGGCAGATTTTTTTCGCCCATGCCAATGGCTTCCCGTCAGGTACCTACGGCAAGTTATTTGACGCTCTGGCCCCGGATTTCAGCGTCACCCGGCTGTCTCAGCACGGGCATGATCCGCGTTTCCCGGTGGACAATAACTGGCACAACCTGGTCGATGAACTGATCTATCACCTGCAACAGCAAGCCGAACCGGTGCTGGGCGTTGGCCACTCGCTGGGCGGCATGTTGCACTTGCACGCGGCATTGCGTTGCCCGCAGTTGTACAAAGGTGTGGTCATGCTCGACTCGCCGGTATTGACGCTCACCGATCAATGGGTGATTCGTGCTGCCAAGCGTTTTGGCTTTATCGACCGTCTGACCCCGGCGGGCCGCACGTTGGGGCGGCGCGAAGAATTTGCGGATCGTGCTGCGGCCCGTGAGTATTTCGCGGACAAGTCACTGTTTCGCAGTTTCGACCCGGACTGCTTTGAGGCGTACCTGGAGCATGGCTTACAGCCCGTCGATGATCGTTTACGCCTGAGTTTTGACCCCGCTACAGAAATCAACATCTACCGAGGTGTTCCCCACACCAGTCCCGGACGGATCTTTCAATTGCAGGTGCCATTGACTGTGGTTCGTGGGCAAGACAGCCGCGTAGTCATGCGCCATCATGCGCGGGCCGTGGCGCGTATGCCTCGCGGTGAGTCTCTGAGTGTGCCAGGCGGGCACATGTTCCCGCTGGAGCAGCCGCAAAACACCGCCAGCCTGCTCAAACACATTTTTGCCCGCTGGGAACTGCATCACCCCGGCCCCTGA
- a CDS encoding ATP-binding protein, whose amino-acid sequence MTARSHWDIHTRTQMMSLGPALLLTLLLISFFTFVRIQDLRQELDYTGQLIANQLAPATEYGVMSGNVQILESLIKASLNTPHVEFVQVQDRAGNTLAQAEQPAFSQNHATPVEVFQAPVRWQKSTSGDAFLMRNSQATVPEEDYLGRVLVGMSNDAFSKRQQEILLKAVILALFALGFTFLLARRLASNLSKPISDMSKAVKAIQQGDYKALLPVVDEGELGSLAQHINNLAEGLEQASREQQTAIAQLIQTREEAERANRAKTDFLAMMSHELRTPMNGVLGMLQLLETTRMTEEQAEYAALACESTEHLLKVINDILDFSRIERSTLELEHIPFNLLDLIDNCAQAFQFSAGQRDLLLQLTIPDDLKVLHVLGDPTRIRQILVNLIGNALKFTERGSVSIEAQWQPLDHELIWFTCSVRDSGIGISTDKLESMFNAFQQADSSISRRYGGTGLGLPIARTLAERMGGRLHAKSEEAQGSVFTLEIPLELHQPVTTSKRLAVTAQPLSTQGRKVLLVEDNPVNQAVIEATLRSLGYEVCVVSDGAQAIHHANTALYAAILMDCRLPVIDGYEATRQIRQLAGCVTVPIIALTANALQGDRETCLQAGMNDYLAKPFKRAELEQILQRWVL is encoded by the coding sequence ATGACAGCACGTAGTCACTGGGATATTCACACCCGTACACAGATGATGAGCCTGGGGCCAGCGTTGTTGTTAACCCTGTTGCTCATCAGTTTTTTTACCTTCGTACGCATCCAGGACTTGCGTCAGGAACTGGATTACACGGGCCAATTGATTGCCAACCAACTCGCCCCAGCGACTGAATACGGGGTGATGTCCGGTAACGTTCAAATACTGGAATCCTTGATAAAAGCGTCACTGAATACGCCCCACGTCGAGTTCGTGCAGGTACAAGATCGCGCAGGCAATACGCTGGCTCAAGCCGAGCAACCGGCGTTTTCTCAGAACCATGCAACGCCCGTTGAAGTATTTCAGGCGCCCGTGCGATGGCAGAAAAGTACCTCTGGCGATGCTTTTTTAATGAGGAACAGCCAAGCCACTGTGCCAGAAGAAGATTATCTGGGCCGTGTATTGGTCGGCATGTCGAATGATGCATTCAGCAAGCGCCAGCAAGAGATCTTGCTCAAAGCAGTGATTCTCGCGCTGTTTGCATTGGGCTTCACCTTCCTGCTGGCCAGGCGCCTGGCCTCTAATCTGTCCAAACCCATCAGTGACATGAGCAAGGCGGTCAAGGCCATCCAGCAAGGCGATTACAAAGCGCTTTTGCCGGTGGTTGACGAGGGTGAACTGGGGAGTCTCGCGCAACACATCAATAATCTGGCCGAAGGCCTTGAGCAGGCCAGCCGTGAGCAACAGACCGCCATTGCTCAACTGATTCAAACCCGCGAAGAAGCCGAACGGGCCAACCGCGCTAAAACTGACTTTTTAGCGATGATGAGCCATGAGCTGCGCACCCCGATGAATGGCGTACTGGGGATGCTGCAATTGCTGGAAACCACCAGGATGACTGAGGAACAGGCGGAATATGCCGCCCTCGCCTGCGAATCCACTGAACACTTGCTCAAGGTGATCAACGATATTCTCGATTTTTCGCGCATCGAGCGTTCGACGCTGGAGCTGGAACACATTCCATTCAACCTTCTGGATTTGATCGACAACTGCGCCCAAGCCTTCCAGTTCAGTGCAGGTCAACGTGATTTGCTGTTGCAACTGACGATTCCCGACGATCTGAAGGTTTTACATGTGCTCGGCGACCCGACCCGGATACGCCAAATTCTGGTCAATCTGATCGGGAATGCCTTGAAGTTCACCGAGCGCGGCAGCGTCAGTATCGAAGCCCAATGGCAGCCACTGGATCACGAATTGATCTGGTTTACCTGCTCAGTGCGCGACAGCGGTATCGGGATCAGCACCGATAAGCTGGAGTCGATGTTTAATGCCTTCCAGCAAGCTGACAGCTCGATTTCACGGCGCTATGGCGGCACAGGCCTGGGCTTGCCCATCGCGCGTACGCTGGCCGAACGTATGGGCGGCAGGTTGCACGCCAAGAGTGAAGAAGCTCAGGGTTCGGTGTTCACCCTGGAGATTCCACTAGAGCTGCATCAGCCTGTGACGACCAGTAAAAGGCTGGCAGTCACGGCACAGCCGCTGAGTACTCAAGGCCGTAAAGTCTTGCTGGTAGAGGACAATCCGGTCAATCAGGCCGTTATTGAGGCAACGCTGAGAAGCCTGGGGTATGAAGTGTGCGTGGTCAGTGACGGCGCTCAAGCGATTCATCACGCCAATACTGCGCTCTACGCGGCGATTCTGATGGACTGCCGCTTACCTGTGATTGACGGTTACGAAGCCACCCGGCAAATCCGTCAGCTGGCAGGCTGTGTCACGGTGCCCATTATTGCCCTGACCGCCAACGCGTTGCAGGGCGATCGGGAAACCTGCCTGCAAGCCGGCATGAACGATTACCTTGCCAAGCCGTTCAAACGAGCGGAGTTGGAGCAGATTTTACAGCGCTGGGTCCTGTAA